Proteins encoded in a region of the Cheilinus undulatus linkage group 8, ASM1832078v1, whole genome shotgun sequence genome:
- the LOC121513422 gene encoding myelin-associated glycoprotein-like has translation MATALALFLFGCLLQGALCGEFQSFIPQTIEVLKGSCVTIPCSFDVEDQYIENLDNTCRAIWRYKENNVYSAMFDSSNQQQNKIKGELMGDLLQKDCTTTLRDMKTQYSGKYHLRLQCDDLKYSFLELVDISVKDDPHRPTLTPPTLKVKEGTSVSLECSAPATCLSLPPSLIWTSGLGKAQEILQDNKDKTKVKISVLNFTASHLHDGQEISCTAVYSKQNGSTESSVNTSLTAEITYSPKDTTVSVSPSGPVQDGSIVTLTCSSRANPAVKKYTWYRADKGDTLVETGAVLNITASKESGPFFCQAENEVGAGRSQNKQIIIEGLGHCGPDSRVLAWVVAGVSLTVNIIFIVCMVFLWRQRKNVKPKEEDDTYMNIDGSNKSPDYDVIHKRHT, from the exons ATGGCTACAGCTCtggctctctttctctttggCTGTTTGCTACAAG gtGCCCTGTGTGGAGAGTTTCAGTCCTTTATTCCACAAACTATAGAGGTTCTGAAGGGATCCTGTGTGACCATCCCCTGCTCCTTTGACGTAGAGGATCAATATATAGAAAACTTAGATAACACATGTAGAGCAATATGGCGGTATAAGGAGAATAATGTTTATAGTGCAATGTTTGACAGCAGTaatcaacaacaaaataaaataaaaggagaaCTGATGGGGGACTTGTTGCAGAAAGACTGCACCACAACACTGAGAGACATGAAAACTCAGTACAGCGGAAAGTATCATTTAAGACTGCAGTGTGATGACCTGAAATACAGTTTCCTTGAATTAGTGGACATTTCAGTCAAAG ATGATCCTCACAGACCCACTCTGACCCCGCCCACACTGAAGGTGAAGGAGGGAACCTCAGTGAGTCTGGAGTGCTCTGCTCCAGCTACCTGTCTGTCCCTTCCTCCAAGCTTGATTTGGACATCTGGTCTGGGTAAAGCTCAGGAGATACTGCAGGACAacaaggacaaaacaaaagtcaaaatctcagTGTTGAACTTCACAGCATCACACCTCCATGATGGACAGGAAATCTCCTGCACTGCTGTCTACAGCAAACAAAATGGCAGCACTGAGTCATCtgtgaacaccagtttaacagctGAGATTACAT ATTCACCCAAAGACACCACAGTGTCAGTCAGTCCCTCTGGTCCAGTACAAGACGGCAGCATTGTGACTCtgacatgcagcagcagagccaaCCCAGCTGTAAAGAAATACACCTGGTACAGAGCAGATAAAGGGGACACTTTAGTGGAGACTGGAGCTGTTTTAAACATTACAGCTTCCAAGGAAAGTGGTCCTTTTTTCTGCCAGGCTGAAAATGAAGTGGGAGCTGGACGatcccaaaacaaacaaattattaTTGAAG GTCTTGGGCATTGTGGACCAGATAGCAGAGTTCTTGCCTGGGTTGTTGCTGGAGTGTCTCTCACTGTAAACATCATCTTCATTGTCTGCATGGTGTTCCTTTG gaGACAAAGAAAGAATGTGAAGCCAAAAGAAGAGGACGATACATACATGAATATTGATGGCAGTAACAAATCTCCAGACTATGATGTCATTCACAAACGTCACACCTGA
- the LOC121513420 gene encoding NLR family CARD domain-containing protein 3-like, translating to MTSAQHLIRSQRDLLLSWTRDHPAPLLRWLQDEKVLSSTHYLSLLEKSSSNAVAQALDTVCATEESSVKFLQVLKDVQDYYCKDLQVWVERHCRNDSVSKPAPAPVRVEEKKSKGPIGKLFKGKTKGFTLTTDVKAKEDLKPSRSIKAVNIQASISAHKKTLLQRTGQLKCYAEGEQATSNSASHIEIRYTDLFVTEDDEIVDNNQHEYFDLASRRARIYVHQACQRIKPCNLLSSQGPTGRTPKRVKMKGIAGIGKSVAVQRLLYEWAIGKNMREFTCVFDLRFRELNLIEEPLSLLELLAERFRYLKTALPDLFSSPGSLLFILDGLDEFKFSLDWNTPDKHIDIGMKVPISEMMVALIKGSLLPEASVIITTRPSTEAPKRFFQKCCVVLGFEEVQVKEYTTKFFKDSEIAGRVYEYILNNDSLFVLSFIPLYCYIICTAMAEFFSSENKEEKDKSLELNPPRTVSEVYFCYLFTAVKHHALRGATERSTPRSEVLSLVKQELTNLGKLAYESLLQKKIIFKSSDLESYGVTPADLQSTFLCHILQPLKEETVEMFSFFHLTVQEHLAALYCAVSLFSQDDIIQALDFWCFGQHPASSTAAPLRNPDLNMDKLESLQMFTRFFMGMLRARLAGQLEGLVQSPVEEVEETPIKLGFWFQEQFKGKKLENQTALNLLHCLMEFHNKETTIMVAPEIKTLYLFKMKLSVVDCAAMHYVLQFSPHKLQELNVGYSNIGNRGLTRLGPILHRCESLYLRYNCLDRQAALLESAVLKSNECQVKKLFMCGNNLGPEGVLELWKALEHNTTVEELYLDITGITERGTENIVNCLSKNTSLKTLTIVGNDIGKEGRKRLRELEQLRPGLRIIANFVDDLGLLQAYLDWVEEIRADRDQMDSVKNADALQSVLKGLQVAGEQVEKGENAKKAKELETNILNLLKSHTDLNGGR from the exons ATGACCTCTGCTCAGCATCTGATCCGGTCTCAGAGAGACTTGTTGCTGAGCTGGACTCGAGATCACCCAGCGCCCCTGCTGCGCTGGCTGCAGGATGAGAAGGTGCTGTCCTCGACCCATTACCTGTCGCTGCTGGAGAAGTCATCGTCCAATGCGGTGGCTCAGGCTCTGGATACGGTGTGTGCCACTGAGGAGAGCAGCGTGAAGTTCCTGCAGGTGCTGAAGGATGTGCAGGATTATTACTGCAAAGATCTGCAGGTGTGGGTGGAGAGACACTGCAGGAACGACAGTGTCAGTAAGCCAGCGCCAGCACCTGTAAGAGTTGAAG AAAAGAAGTCTAAAGGCCCGATTGGTAAGCTATTCAAAGGAAAGACCAAGGGATTTACCCTAACCACAGATGTAAAAG CCAAAGAAGATCTGAAACCTAGCAGGAGCATAAAGGCAGTCAACATCCAAG CTTCTATTTCTGCACACAAAAAAACCTTGCTGCAGCGCACCGGGCAGTTAAAGTGCTATGCAGAGGGCGAGCAAGCGACCTCAAACTCTGCTTCTCACATTGAGATCCGCTACACGGACCTGTTTGTGACGGAAGATGATGAAATAGTTGACAACAACCAACACGAGTACTTTGACTTAGCCAGCAGGCGAGCTCGCATCTATGTCCATCAGGCTTGTCAGCGAATTAAACCATGCAATCTTTTGAGCTCCCAAGGACCAACTGGACGGACCCCCAAAAGGGTCAAAATGAAGGGTATTGCTGGTATTGGAAAGAGCGTAGCAGTCCAGAGATTACTCTATGAATGGGCGATTGGGAAGAACATGCGTGAATTCACTTGTGTTTTTGACCTGCGCTTCAGAGAGCTCAACTTGATTGAGGAACCACTGAGTTTACTGGAGCTCCTCGCAGAGCGGTTTCGCTACCTGAAGACGGCTCTGCCTGACCTTTTCTCCTCGCCCGGCTCTTTGCTCTTCATCCTTGATGGACTAGATGAGTTTAAATTCTCCTTGGACTGGAACACCCCTGACAAACACATCGACATTGGCATGAAGGTACCAATTTCTGAGATGATGGTGGCTTTAATCAAGGGAAGCCTTCTCCCTGAGGCATCGGTCATCATTACAACAAGACCGTCAACTGAGGCTCCAAAACGTTTCTTCCAGAAATGTTGCGTTGTCTTGGGTTTTGAGGAAGTCCAGGTGAAGGAGTACACCACCAAGTTCTTCAAAGACAGTGAAATTGCTGGAAGAGTCTATGAGTACATCTTGAACAATGACAGTCTTTTCGTATTGTCGTTCATCCCTCTTTATTGCTACATCATCTGCACAGCTATGGCTGAGTTCTTCTcttcagaaaacaaagaagaaaaagacaagtcTCTTGAGCTCAACCCACCAAGAACGGTCAGCGAGGTCTACTTCTGCTATCTGTTTACAGCCGTCAAGCACCATGCACTAAGGGGAGCTACAGAGAGAAGCACTCCCAGATCTGAGGTTCTGTCTTTAGTGAAGCAAGAGCTGACAAACCTGGGGAAACTGGCTTATGAGAGCCTTCTGCAGAAAAAGATCATCTTCAAAAGTTCTGATTTGGAGAGCTACGGTGTTACACCTGCAGACCTTCAGAGCACATTTCTCTGCCACATCCTTCAGCCACTCAAAGAAGAAACAGTggagatgttttctttcttccacCTTACTGTTCAAGAACATCTAGCAGCCCTTTACTGTGCTGTCAGTCTCTTCAGCCAGGATGACATAATTCAAGCTCTGGACTTCTGGTGCTTCGGGCAACATCCAGCGTCCTCCACAGCTGCACCTCTGCGTAACCCTGACCTCAACATGGACAAGCTGGAGAGCCTCCAGATGTTCACACGCTTCTTCATGGGAATGCTCCGAGCTCGGCTGGCAGGTCAGTTAGAAGGCCTAGTTCAGTCCCCTGTGGAGGAAGTGGAAGAGACTCCCATCAAGCTAGGTTTTTGGTTCCAAGAGCAGTTTAAAGGGAAGAAGCTGGAGAACCAAACAGCCCTGAATCTTCTCCACTGCCTGATGGAGTTCCACAACAAGGAAACAACCATCATGGTAGCACCAGAGATCAAAACACTTTACCTGTTTAAAATGAAGCTGAGTGTTGTGGACTGTGCAGCCATGCACTATGTGCTGCAGTTCTCTCCACACAAGCTGCAAGAGCTCAACGTAGGCTATTCAAACATTGGAAACAGAGGACTGACCAGGCTGGGGCCGATCCTACATCGATGTGAATCTCTCTA TTTGAGATACAACTGCCTGGACAGGCAAGCAGCTCTCCTGGAATCTGCAGTTCTGAAATCCAATGAATGCCAAGTGAAAAAGCTCTT TATGTGTGGCAATAACTTGGGCCCAGAGGGAGTTTTAGAGCTGTGGAAGGCCCTTGAGCACAACACCACCGTGGAGGAACTTTATCTGGACATCACCGGCATCACAGAGCGAGGAACTGAAAACATTGTCAACTGTCTCAGCAAAAACACTTCTCTGAAGACGCTGAC caTTGTTGGAAATGACATCGGCAAGGAAGGGAGAAAGCGGCTGAGGGAGCTGGAGCAACTTCGACCAGGACTACGGATTATTGCAAACTTCGTGGATGACCTTGGATTACTGCAGGCCTACCTGGACTGGGTGGAGGAGATCCGGGCAGACAGAGACCAGATGGACTCAGTGAAGAATGCAGATGCCCTGCAGTCAGTGTTGAAGGGCCTCCAGGTGGCAGGAGAACAGGTGGAGAAAGGAGAGAATGCAAAGAAAGCTAAGGAGCTTgagacaaacattttaaatctgttgaAGTCTCACACAGATCTGAATGGAGGTCGATAG